In Penaeus monodon isolate SGIC_2016 unplaced genomic scaffold, NSTDA_Pmon_1 PmonScaffold_18720, whole genome shotgun sequence, the genomic stretch TTTACCTAACATACTTCATTGTATTATAAGCCATATTTCCTTGGAAGGCAAGTGATTTACCGTTAAGTGTTTCTGATCTTGTAAAGAAGTTTCAACTGCATTCTTGTTGAGCCACCAGGCTGTGTGAACATGACCGCGGATGAGAGCAGTGTCCTTTGCACTCAAATTTTCCTTGTCACGTGTGTAGACAAGAGTATCTTGTAGTTCAACAAGTTTCTGGACAGTGGATAGCCTTCCGTAGAATGAAGCCTTGTGAAGGACTGAGAGTCCCATGTCTGTTCGAATGTTTATGTCTGCTCTATCATCCACCAGCAGCTCGACAACCAAAGTGTGTCCGCAAAGAGCGGCATAATGAAGAGGTGTGTTATTTCGTTCGTCTTTAGCATTAGGATCGGCTCCATAAGAGACCAATAGTTTGACCAGAATGGCATTCCCTCTGAGAGCAGCATAATGCAAAGGCGTGTGATGAGTAGGCGTTTCACTTTTAACGTCTGCTTTTTTCATCAGCAGCAACTTAACAACTTCCGTATGGCCCGCCAGTGATGCACAGTGGAGCGGTGTGTTACCTTCAGGCGAAACAGTCTCAGGGTTTCTAAGAACATCCAACATTGGCTTTTCCGTTCCATATCTTGCGTATGCAAGAAGTGTTTGATTCGTTGCACTTGGTTGATTTAAAGGAACACCTTCCGCTTCAGAAAATATTTTCACAACATCAGTCTTTCCATTTATTGCAGCAAGATGTAGTGGGGTGTCACCAGAATCATTTGCGCAGTTTGGGTCAGATTTTTTATCCAGCAATATTCTTAAAACATCGGTGTGTCCTTCATAGGCTGCATAATGGAGTGGAGTGTTATTGCTGATGGTAGAAGCAGAGGGGTCTTCGCCATCTTCGAGCGATCTAAGCACGTCGCCAGCGAGCCCTCCCCTTGCCGCTTCGTGAATATCCCCCATGTTCTTCAAATCCAATACGGATTTTCTGCTCTCGGTCTTCTCTATAACATCTCGCACTAACGAACCGTTCCAGGTAAAAACACCCCTGTTTGATATCTTTTGCGGATTGCTGTCAGTTGATTCTACCTCGAGGTTTACAGGAACAGAGTTGTTTTCTGCTTTCTTGGTAATATTCTGAAATGACAGCATATCTTCCAGAAATTTTCCGTCCGAACTAAATTCGGTTGTATGGTTCGTGTCGCCCTCAActgctttcttttcattcttgttAAATATTGTCTTTGTAGAGACTGTACCTTAAGGGAGAAGAAATAAGTTAATATAGCATATGGCCACTTAAAGAATGATTGGTTAGCTGTTTTAAAAAGTGTACATTCTACGCTATGGAAtgattcaaaaaaaggaaaagttatctatactataaacacatatatattaaaaaatctctctctctctctctctctctctctctctctctccttctctctctctattatatatattatatatatatatatatatatatatatatatatatatatatatatatatatatacatacacataagcatacatgcataatacatacatacaaacacacacacacacacacacacacacacacacacatacacatacatacacacactcacatacaactacatgcatatatataaacacacacaccaaaaatttgggtttgaaaCCCCAAGTTCTCCAATGAAACTTGATTTTTCTAAAgaaatttgggtttgtttttaacttgggttttctaatttttttccactttcaatccattttttctccgtttttggttttttcatagatttttaatttttgaaaaaaatttaaacttcattttaaaaaaaacaaataaaaattcaaaagaaaatctaatttttttcttaacttttaaaaaattttttttttatttaattatattttttaatttaaaacccttttttcggaAAATCAAAAAGGGGGCAATATCTTAATGGGTTGTTAGTTAAAGGAATTTTGCCCCATTTCCCCGGAacccgtacttttttttttttttaaaaaaaaccccccaaaaccccacaccccctgcatacacccaaaaacccccaaaagaaaacggGCGCTTTTATTTGAttcggtttaaaatttaaaaaaaatttcctttatctccaattttccctttccctcctttgttttcgaatttttgggattttcgttccacccccccatttttttttttttctttaacatttttttttttttttctccaaattttcaatttcccctttttttttctttttttccccaaaccaacAAATGGCCCTTTCGCCTCtaggcagggtttttttttcttttttttctttttttttttttttaaacatttttcctcttttttcgccACCCCATTTCTACTTTTTTGGTTCGTAAAActattttgaaaagggtttttttttttccaaaaagcaaAAGGGGAGGGTTTGTAGCAAggcccaattttttttgttttgggaccCTAAAACCACTAGTGGAAACTaccttatataaaaaatttttaaaaaaaaaatgaatacccccaataaaactaaaaaaaacaaaaatataaaatttatactttttatatatattatatatatatatataaattataatatatatattaaaattttaaaattaattttaataaacaacccttcttttaactttttttttttgggcccgccTTCCGATATTTAATTGagattttaaatttcttaaaatttactggtagggtccccttccctttttccacaatgctttccctttttttttttttttttttgggaaattttccttattttcgggCCTGATTTCGAGATATGATTCCTTAAAGGGAACCCCCCGGGCCCGGGCTTCCAAACCCCTTTAAttcggagagggaaaaaaaccccttttttaaatttttaaaaaaccccccaatttttttttaaaaaaaaatttttttttttatttttttttaaaaatttaaaacccctttccataaagcaaaaccctttaataaatattaaaaattgggCCCTTGGTCTCATGGAacgtttaaaattaaaacccacaaaaggaaaaaaagtaataggcCCTAAAAAAATCGCGGGAAACTtgcagaaaaacatttttttttcccccaaaaaaaaaacccccccccctttttttttcccccccctacccaaaaatttcttgcccctttttctcttttaataaaaaaaggggaaaaaaaaattgttgttgaaAGCCGGTTCTttgtgcaaaaagggaaaaaggaaaaaaaatttaaacaaaaagattGTAAAACCCCAGGATGAGGTTCCCTTGACCTTTCAAGACCAAGCCTTCAATTTAAGATTAAGTTTTTTGATAagtcattatatttaatttaataaaattatattttataatattaataaatttggggtttaatatataaattgaaaaatttaatatgaaaGGCAAGGTATAAAAAGGGTTCATGTTCTAAAAGTcgcccccctttcatttttaaattttttccccccgggtttcccccgggcccttttgccaaaaaatttttctcttggGTTAAACAAAGggcaagaaaaagcaaaaaaggtcTCTTggttaaaagagaaaatttttaaatttcgaaaaaatttggcttttggggttttttttattcggatttttttgggggtaaaaatttttccgtattttccgttcccttttttttattttccgttcCCCTGTACCGGttcttaattttgggttttttttctttgagatgGTGCTTAGACATGGTCCACTTCGAATTGCTTTGGAGTCCAAAGTCTTTTTTGTAAACACTACGCAGCCCCCTTTAAAAGTCTTGGAGTTTAAgggttttccaaaaaccccaaatttccaaaaaggGGGACGCCGGCCGGCGCTTtgccccctttgggcaaggaacttcacctcgagtgcctccctagcccccggggccccggataaaatagagaaatattacctaaaaaaaaaaaaaaaaaaaaaagggaaaaccggcctctccgtgggaaagggaaatggggacccaccacgtactcactccaagaacacccaacagaaaaactaaaattaagtatcatgctgtgaccacggcggctcagacatgaaacccaccgtttaaaaaaagagttaaaaatttatatatatatattataatatattattatatatatataattatatatatataatagtaataattactaaaaaagtagtaatatttgatatttttttggattttttttttatttgtacttttttctagttccagtttttttttttttccaaatgtctTTTTAGTATCATTGGTAGTTCTCCTAGGGGAATGAGTGGGTTTGAAGGGGATCTGAACCAAATCTAAGAAAAAATCTGGGAAGCCTTGACGTCACAGCAGGCCTgccttgttctatttttttctgaagtaaAATCAACAATTTCGCATTTTCGGGCGAAACTAGTTTTTACGAACCCCCAAAAATAGAAGATGGGAGTGAAGCAGAACAAATTTAGAGAGGAAACatagtttaaacaaaaaaaaaaaaaaaaaaaaaaagaaaaaaaaagccccaaagtacctagacagacagaaagggcgacatatataaaaagggtggtaataaatgaaaaaaaagaaggaaagagtaaaGAACAAGGGGGTGAAAAactaatgagagaaaagaaaaaaagaattaatgatgagggagaggaaaaaaacaagatggGAGACTGGAGACGAAAAACTGCAAAAAAGGTTCTGAAtaacaaaggaagagaagggaacaaATTTCAGATAAAGAGAACGGTTTTCCAATTTAAACAGCAACagtgaacaaataaaaaacgCCGATTtctatattgggggtgtgtgtgggtgtttcatgttgttgtggtgtgtgttggtgtgtgtgtgtgggttttggggtgttataataaaaatgttcagCTACATGTTCAGGATTGAATCCGGGCAAAAATTGCCTTTTAATCGTATATCGTTAACTTTTTCATTGGGCAGATTATGCCCTACAATAATTGAATTTAGGTACCGAAAAAAAGGTTACACATtaaggaaaaaatgaattaaCATGGAAAAAATGGGCGGTTTTTAACAGAgtaaacgaaaaattttttcttttttgaattttttaccttttagaAAATTCCTTCCAAAATGAAAGCTATCATATGATGAACAAGATGTGGAAAAATTTTGAGAACAAATCCAGAAGACGGTACTGAAAATTTTGTTCTGAAAACCTGGAAATATCAGCAAATCCCCAAATGTAAGTTTTAGTTATACAGTTCAGAATTTTTCCTGCTATAGAAAAATGCACAGtatacataaaagtatgtataCGTGTGATACAATATCCTTTAATTatatggtgtgggtttttttatatatgcatgtagttgttatgtatgtgtgttgtttttgtgtatgtgtgtgtgtgtgtgtggtggtggggtttttgggggttttgtatgtattttttgaaaatatgctTATGtgta encodes the following:
- the LOC119569791 gene encoding putative ankyrin repeat protein RF_0381 translates to MLSFQNITKKAENNSVPVNLEVESTDSNPQKISNRGVFTWNGSLVRDVIEKTESRKSVLDLKNMGDIHEAARGGLAGDVLRSLEDGEDPSASTISNNTPLHYAAYEGHTDVLRILLDKKSDPNCANDSGDTPLHLAAINGKTDVVKIFSEAEGVPLNQPSATNQTLLAYARYGTEKPMLDVLRNPETVSPEGNTPLHCASLAGHTEVVKLLLMKKADVKSETPTHHTPLHYAALRGNAILVKLLVSYGADPNAKDERNNTPLHYAALCGHTLVVELLVDDRADINIRTDMGLSVLHKASFYGRLSTVQKLVELQDTLVYTRDKENLSAKDTALIRGHVHTAWWLNKNAVETSLQDQKHLTVNHLPSKEIWLIIQ